The Streptomyces sp. 135 sequence CGGGACCGTGACTGCCACCACGACCCGTGCGCGAACCGTGACCGCTGACGCCCAGCCGACACGGGCAAGGCCCCCGGGGCGCTGGCGCCGGTAAGGCCTGGAGGCTGACGCTGGTGGACCCGAGGCCCGGCGCGGCCCGGAGGCTGGCGCTGGTGGACCCGGGGCCCGGCGCCGGTAAGGCCCGGTGACCGGCACCTGCAAGGTCCGGGGGCCCGGCGCCGGTAAGACCCGGTGACCGGCACCTGCAAGGTCCGGGGGCCCGGCACCGCCAAGGCCCGGACACCGGCACCGCCAAGACCCGGACACCGGCACCGCCAAGACCCGGACACCGGCACCGGCAAGGCCCGGGGCCTGGCAGCGCAAGACCCCGGACACCGGCACCGCCAAGGCCCGGTGACCGGCACCTGCAAGGTCCGGGGGCCCGGCACCTGCAAGGCCCGGGGCCCGGCACCGCCAAGGCCCGGACACCGGCACCGCCAAGACCCGGACACCGGCACCGGCAAGGCCCGGGGCCTGGCAGCGCAAGACCCCGGACACCGGCACCGCCAAGACCCCGGACGAACCGGCACCGGATAACGCCCCAGAGAAGGGAACCGTCATGGCACACGCCGCACCCGCCTTCCGCTTCCGCCGCTCCCGTCGCTCGCGGGCCGCGTCCAGCGCTGCCCGCTGGGCCGGTCTCGCCCTGCTCATGGGCGTCGTCTACGGCCTGTGGGCCGGCCTGATCCGGCGCGACGGCGGTCCGCTCACCGCGGGGAGCGCCCTGTTCGGCGTCCTCGCCGGTCTCGTCTTCGCCGTCCTCATGTACGCCCTGCACCGGGCGGCGCCCTCGCTCCCCCGAGAACCGCGCGCCATGGCATGGGCGGCGTTCGCGGGGATCAGCTTCGGCTTCCTGGTCAGCGCGGGCGGGGCGAGCGTGGTGCGGTCCACGGTCTTCGGGCTGGTGGCCGCCGCGAGCGTCTTCGCGGTGACGTTCTACCGCTACTACACGACGGAGTGAGCCAGCCCCGGTGGCGGAACGGCGTCACAACGACTTCAGGTCCACCGCGCGGGCCATCGCCCGGTACCCGGCGTCGTTCGGGTGCAGGTGGTCGCCGCTGTCGTACGCGCGGGCGATCCGCTCCGGGTGGTCCGGGTCGGCGAGGGCCTTGTCGAAGTCGACGTACGCGTCGTACTCGCCCGACGTACGCACCCACGTGTTGAACGCGTCGCTCACGGCCGCCGCGTGCTTGCCGTAGTGGTCGGAGCCGCCGAACGGCAGCAGCGTCGCGCCGACGATCCGCACGCCCTCGGCGCGGGCCTCGCGGATCAGCTTGCGGTGGCCGTTGATGAGCTGCCGGGCGGTGATCCGCGGGGCGGGCTTGTACGTGGGGTGCTCGCCTTCGTAGAACCCGATGTCGTTGACGCCTTCGAGGACGACGACCGTGCCGACACCGGGCAGGTCGAGGGCGTCCCGTGCGAAACGGTTGGCGCTGCGCTCGCCGTACCAGGCCGAGTCGTTGAGGACCATGTTGCCGCCGATGCCCGCGTTGAGCACGGGCCGCCGGTCGTCCGCCTTGGCGAGGCGTTCGGCGAGGGCGTCGGACCAGCGGCGGTTCCGGTCGGTGGAGGAGGCGAAGCCGTCCGTGATGGAGTCGCCGAAGAGCACGACACCGTCCCGCCCGGCCGCACGCCCGGAGCCGCCGCTCACGTCCACGCCCGCGAGGTAGTACCAGGACTCCGACGTCTCGCCGAAGGCCTTGGCGCCGGTGTCGGCGGTGTGGTCGCCGTCCGCGCGGTAGCTGGTGGCGAAGGACTGGGCGTGGAAGGTGGCCGGGCCCGTGGTCTGCGCGAGGTGCAGTGTGACGGTCACGGACTCCAGGGGCGCCACACGCAGGCCGGCGGCGTCGCTGGACAGGTCGGCGCCCGCCGGGATCGTGACCGAGCCCTTCCCGTCGAACGTGAGCCGCCGCACCGAGTCCTTCTCCACCGCGGCCCCCTTCGCCGTCCGCGCGACGGTGGCGCTCTCGATCCGCAGCGGTGAGGCGCCGTACCGGTTGGAGAGCCGGATGCGGGCCCGGTCGCCGCCCTCGGTGACGCGGACGACCTGGCGCAGCGTCTGCCCGGCGAAACCGGCCTCCGACCAGTTGGTCTTGAAGCCGGTGCTCGGCCGTTGCGGGGCGGCGGCCCAGGCGGCCGACCACCCCGCCTCCGGCTTCTTGGCGGGGGAATCAGCGGGCGACATGGCGTGGGCGCCGGTCAGGACGGACCCCGCGGTCAGCGCGAGGGCGGCGGCGGTGGCGACGGCGGTCATACGGGCACGCGAAATCATCATGGTCTCCAGGGAGTTGAGGGGGAAGGGCCCGGTTCTCGGTCCTCGGTTCTCCAAAGATCCACCGGCCACGCGGCACGATCAATGGCGATCCATGGAACGATCACTGCGGTCACGCTTATCGATGCAGGTCACAGGCGCACAGGGGTACAGGGGGAACGTGATGGAACGGCAGGAGCTGGAGACCTTCCTGACGCTGGCCGAGGAGCTGCACTTCGGCCGCACCGCCGAGCGCCTCCTGCTCTCCCAGGCCCGCGTCAGCCAGACGGTGAAGAAGCTGGAGCGCAAGATCGGCGCCCCCCTCTTCGAACGCACCAGCCGGGTCGTACGGATGTCACCGCTGGGACGGCAGCTGTACGAGGAAGTGGCACCGCTGCACGCGCGCCTTGAGGCGGCCGTGGCGCGGGCCAAGGACACCGCGCGGGGCGTGGCGGGCGAGCTGAGCGTCGGCTTCCTCGGCTCGGGCGCGGGCTCGCTGACCGCCCCGATCCTCGCGACGTTCCGCGAACGCTGCCCCGGCTGCGAGGTCGCCATGCGCGAGACGCAGTACCAGGACCCGCTGGGCGCCCTGCGCGGCGGCGAGATCGACGTGCTCTTCACCTGCCTGCCCGTGGCCGAGCCGGACCTGACGGTCGGCCCCGTCGTCATCAACGAACCGCGCGTCCTCGCCGTGCCGCTCGGCCACCCGCTCGCCACGAGGGCTTCGGTCTCCCTGGAGGAGCTGGCGGGGGAGACCTTCTTCGGCGTCGTCAACGGCGCGCCCGCCTACTGGTGGGACTTCCACGTGCCGCGCCGCACGCCGAGCGGCCGCGAGATCCGCCGCGGCCGGGCCGTCGCCGGCTTCCAGGAGCTGATGACGCTGGTCGCCACCGGCCAGGGGATCTCCCCGATGGCCGCCTCCGTGGAGCGGTACTACTCCCGCCCGGATGTCGTCTTCGTACCGCTGCATGACGTGCCCTGCGCCGACGTCGCGCTGGTCTGGCGCACGGGGGGCACCGACGCCCGCTCCGAGGCGTTCATCCGCGCGGTCCGCGACACCGTCGCGGCGAACGGCGGCCCCGCCGCGTACTGACCAACACTCCCCGTCCGCTTCAGGGCCCGGCCACGTCCGAACGGTCCGTGCACAGGGCCCAGATGACGAAGACGCCGAGCGCGATGGAGATGAACGCCCACACCGGCGTGTACGGCAGCCACAGGAACTGCGCCACGACGCCGAGCGCCGCCAGCGCCACGCCGGTCGCCTTCGCCCAGGCCGCGCCCTTGAGGATGCCCCAGCCGGTGACCGCGATGACGAGCCCGAGCACGAGGTGGATCCAGCCCCACGTGGTGAGGTTGAACTTGTAGACGTAGTCGCCGACACGTTCGTACACGTCGTCCTTGGCGATGCCCGCGATGCCGACGAACACGCCGAGGACGCCGTTCACCAGCATCAGGACACCGGCGAACATGGCGCCGCCGGTGGCCCACGGGTTCTCCTCCACCGGGTGGTGGGGGCCCGGCGTCTCCTGGCCCGGCGTGTGGTGACCAGGCGTGTGGTGGCCCGGCGTATGGGGCGTCGCGCTGCTCA is a genomic window containing:
- a CDS encoding LysR substrate-binding domain-containing protein, which produces MERQELETFLTLAEELHFGRTAERLLLSQARVSQTVKKLERKIGAPLFERTSRVVRMSPLGRQLYEEVAPLHARLEAAVARAKDTARGVAGELSVGFLGSGAGSLTAPILATFRERCPGCEVAMRETQYQDPLGALRGGEIDVLFTCLPVAEPDLTVGPVVINEPRVLAVPLGHPLATRASVSLEELAGETFFGVVNGAPAYWWDFHVPRRTPSGREIRRGRAVAGFQELMTLVATGQGISPMAASVERYYSRPDVVFVPLHDVPCADVALVWRTGGTDARSEAFIRAVRDTVAANGGPAAY
- a CDS encoding SGNH/GDSL hydrolase family protein, with translation MISRARMTAVATAAALALTAGSVLTGAHAMSPADSPAKKPEAGWSAAWAAAPQRPSTGFKTNWSEAGFAGQTLRQVVRVTEGGDRARIRLSNRYGASPLRIESATVARTAKGAAVEKDSVRRLTFDGKGSVTIPAGADLSSDAAGLRVAPLESVTVTLHLAQTTGPATFHAQSFATSYRADGDHTADTGAKAFGETSESWYYLAGVDVSGGSGRAAGRDGVVLFGDSITDGFASSTDRNRRWSDALAERLAKADDRRPVLNAGIGGNMVLNDSAWYGERSANRFARDALDLPGVGTVVVLEGVNDIGFYEGEHPTYKPAPRITARQLINGHRKLIREARAEGVRIVGATLLPFGGSDHYGKHAAAVSDAFNTWVRTSGEYDAYVDFDKALADPDHPERIARAYDSGDHLHPNDAGYRAMARAVDLKSL